Proteins from a single region of Amycolatopsis sp. CA-230715:
- a CDS encoding glycosyltransferase family 4 protein, with amino-acid sequence MPELVVIAEQLLAPVPGGTGRYTGELLRALAATAPPGWTVSSVVARHADVSAAEVDGVEGPRVLPLPPRALIAAWELGLPFWPGGDAVHAPTPLAPPRVPAGRTLSVTVHDTVPWTHPETLTPRGVAWHRKMIARAARRADGVLVPTEAVATELGALVDVAPIVAGHGVSEQLTGEVPGMALPPRYVLAVGTLEPRKGVDVLVEAMDQVDVPLVLVGQPGWGGVDPAELTRRGVRVLGKLSDPELATVLRGASVLAAPSLAEGFGLPVLEAMAAGVPVVHSDAPALVEVAGGAGIAVARGDVPGLASALREVLDSPDRATRLADAGRLRASAFSWDRACAPVWTLHQRR; translated from the coding sequence GTGCCGGAACTCGTGGTCATCGCCGAGCAACTGCTCGCGCCCGTGCCCGGCGGCACGGGCCGCTACACCGGCGAGCTGCTGCGCGCGCTCGCGGCCACCGCGCCGCCGGGGTGGACCGTGTCGAGCGTCGTGGCCAGGCACGCCGACGTGAGCGCGGCCGAGGTCGACGGCGTCGAAGGGCCCCGTGTGCTGCCGCTGCCCCCGCGCGCGCTCATCGCCGCGTGGGAACTGGGCCTGCCGTTCTGGCCTGGCGGCGACGCCGTGCACGCGCCGACCCCGCTCGCGCCCCCGCGCGTCCCGGCGGGCCGGACCCTGTCGGTCACCGTGCACGACACCGTCCCGTGGACCCATCCTGAGACGCTGACCCCGCGCGGCGTCGCCTGGCACCGGAAGATGATCGCGCGGGCGGCGCGGCGCGCGGACGGCGTGCTCGTGCCGACCGAGGCGGTGGCCACCGAACTGGGCGCGCTCGTGGACGTGGCGCCGATCGTCGCCGGTCACGGCGTGAGCGAGCAGCTAACCGGGGAGGTCCCCGGAATGGCCCTGCCGCCGCGGTACGTGCTCGCCGTCGGCACCCTCGAACCCCGCAAGGGCGTGGATGTACTGGTCGAGGCGATGGACCAGGTCGACGTGCCGCTGGTGCTCGTCGGCCAGCCCGGCTGGGGCGGCGTCGACCCCGCGGAGCTGACCCGGCGCGGGGTTCGCGTGCTGGGGAAGCTGTCCGATCCCGAGCTGGCCACCGTCCTGCGCGGCGCGTCCGTGCTCGCCGCCCCGAGCCTCGCCGAGGGGTTCGGACTCCCGGTGCTCGAAGCGATGGCGGCCGGGGTGCCCGTCGTCCATTCCGACGCGCCCGCGCTCGTCGAAGTGGCGGGCGGCGCCGGGATCGCGGTGGCACGTGGGGACGTCCCCGGTTTGGCGTCCGCCCTGCGCGAAGTCCTCGATTCGCCCGATCGGGCGACGCGGCTCGCCGACGCGGGTCGTTTGCGCGCGTCAGCGTTTTCCTGGGACCGCGCCTGCGCCC